In Phocoena phocoena chromosome 19, mPhoPho1.1, whole genome shotgun sequence, a genomic segment contains:
- the SPAG9 gene encoding C-Jun-amino-terminal kinase-interacting protein 4 isoform X4 — MSPGCMLLFVFGFVGGAVVINSAILVSLSVLLLVHFSISTGVPALTQNLPRILRKERPISLGIFPLPAGDGLLTPDTQKGGETPGSEQWKFQELSQPRSHTSLKDELSDVSQGGSKATTPASTTASDVAAIPSDTPLHEENEGFGKVADTPDKSERSKHIEVQVVQETRNVSTDSAENEEKSEVQAIIESTPELDMDKDLSGYKGSSTPTKGIENKAFDRNTESLFEELSSAGSGLIGDVDEGADLLGMGREVENLILENTQLLETKNALNVVKNDLIAKVDELTCEKDVLQGELEAVKQAKLKLEEKNRELEEELRKARAEAEDARQKAKDDDDSDIPTAQRKRFTRVEMARVLMERNQYKERLMELQEAVRWTEMIRASRENPAMQEKKRSSIWQFFSRLFSSSSNTTKKPEPPVNLKYNAPTSHVTPSVKKRSSTLSQLPGDKSKAFDFLSEETEASLASRREQKREQYRQVKAHVQKEDGRVQAFGWSLPQKYKQVTNGQGENKMKNLPVPVYLRPLDEKDTSMKLWCAVGVSLSGGKTRDGGSVVGASVFYKDVAGLDAEGSEQRSASQSSLDKLDQELKEQQKELKNQEELSSLVWICTSTHSATKVIIIDAVQPGNILDSFTVCNSHVLCIASVPGARETDYPAGEELSESGQVDKASLCGSMTSNSSAETDSLLGGITVVGCSTEGVTAAATSPSTNGTSPVIEKPPEKETENSEVDENVPTAEEATEATEGNAGSAEDTVDISQTGVYTEHVFTDPLGVQIPEDLSPVYQSSNDSDAYKDQISVLQNEQDLMREEAQKMSSLLPTMWLGAQNGCLYVHSSVAQWRKCLHSIKLKDSILSIVHVKGIVLVALADGTLAIFHRGVDGQWDLSNYHLLDLGRPHHSIRCMTVVHDKVWCGYRNKIYVVQPKAMKIEKSFDAHPRKESQVRQLAWVGDGVWVSIRLDSTLRLYHAHTYQHLQDVDIEPYVSKMLGTGKLGFSFVRITALMVSCNRLWVGTGNGVIISIPLTETVILHQGRLLGLRANKTSGASGNRPGSVIRVYGDENSDKVTPGTFIPYCSMAHAQLCFHGHRDAVKFFVAVPGQVISPQSGSSGTDLTVDRAGPSAQEPGSQTPLKSMLVISGGEGYIDFRMGDEGGESELLGEDLPLEPSVAKAERSHLIVWQVTYGSE, encoded by the exons GATGAACTTTCTGATGTCAGCCAGGGAGGATCTAAAGCTACCACTCCAGCATCAACAACTGCTTCAGATGTGGCAGCAATTCCTAGTGATACTCCCTTACATGAAGAGAATGAAGGATTTGGGAAGGTTGCAGATACACCAGATAAGTCAGAGAGAAGCAAGCATATTGAAGTACAGGTAGTCCAAGAAACTAGAAATGTATCAACAG ACTCTGCTGAAAATGAAGAGAAGTCAGAAGTTCAGGCAATCATTGAATCCACTCCTGAGTTGGATATGGACAAAGATCTCAGTGGATATAAAGGCTCAAG CACTCCCACCAAAGGCATAGAGAACAAAGCTTTTGATCGCAATACAGAGTCTCTCTTTGAAGAACTGTCGTCAGCTGGTTCAGGTCTAATTGGAGATGTGGATGAAGGAGCAGATTTACTAG GAATGGGTCGTGAAGTTGAGAATCTTATACTGGAAAATACACAACTGTTGGAAACCAA AAATGCGTTGAATGTAGTGAAGAATGATTTGATAGCAAAAGTGGATGAACTTACCTGTGAGAAAGACGTGCTGCAAGGGGAGTTGGAGGCTGTGAAACAAGCCAAGCTGAAGCTAGAGGAGAAGAACAGAGAATTGGAGGAAGAGCTTAGGAA AGCTCGTGCAGAGGCTGAAGATGCAAGGCAAAAAgcaaaagatgatgatgat AGTGATATTCCCACAGCCCAAAGGAAGCGGTTTACTCGAGTAGAAATGGCCCGAGTTCTAATGGAGAGAAACCAATATAAAGAGAGATTGATGGAGCTTCAGGAAGCTGTTCGATGGACAGAGATGATTCG TGCATCAAGAGAAAATCCAgccatgcaggaaaaaaaaaggtcaagcaTTTGGCAGTT tttCAGCAGACTTTTCAGCTCCTCAAGTAACACTACTAAGAAGCCTGAGCCACCGGTTAATCTGAAGTACAATGCACCCACCTCCCACGTTACTCCTTCCGTCAAGAAAAGGAGCAGCACCTTATCTCAGCTCCCTGGGGATAAGTCCAAAGCCTTTGATTTCCTTAGCGAAGA aacTGAAGCTAGTTTAGCCTCACGcagagaacagaagagagaacAGTATCGTCAGGTAAAGGCACATGTTCAGAAGGAAGATGGTAGAGTGCAGGCTTTTGGCTGGAGTCTGCCTCAAAAGTACAAACAG GTAACCAATGGACAAGgggaaaataagatgaaaaatttACCTGTACCTGTCTATCTCAGACCTCTAGATGAAAAAGATACATCAATGAAG CTGTGGTGTGCTGTTGGAGTCAGTTTGTCAGGTGGGAAGACCAGAGACGGTGGCTCTGTGGTTGGAGCGAGTGTCTTTTACAAGGATGTTGCTGGTTTGGATGCAGAAGGCAGCGAACAGCGAAGTGCGTCTCAGAGCAGTTTAGACAAGTTAGATCAGGAACTTAAG GAGCAGCAGAAGGAGttaaaaaatcaagaagaatTATCCAGTCTAGTCTGGATCTGTACCAGCACTCATTCAGCTACAAAAGTTATCATTATTGATGCTGTCCAACCAGGCAACATCCTAGATAGTTTCACTGTTTGCAACTCTCATGTTCTGTGTATAGCAAGTGTACCAG GAGCACGAGAAACAGACTACCCCGCAGGAGAAGAGCTTTCAGAATCCGGACAAGTAGACAAAGCATCTTTATGTGGAAGCATGACAAGCAATAGCTCAGCAGAGACAGACAGCCTGTTGGGAGGCATCACGGTGGTTGGTTGTTCTACAGAAGGTGTGACAGCAGCTGCCACTTCCCCTAGTACCAACGGAACATCTCCAGTGATAGAAAAACCACCAG aaaaggaaacagaaaatagtgaggttgatgaaaatgttccaacaGCAGAAGAAGCAACTGAAGCTACAGAAGGCAATGCAGGGTCAGCTGAAGATACCGTGGATATCTCCCAAACTGGCGTGTACACAGAGCATGTTTTTACAGATCCTTTGGGAGTTCAAATCCCAGAAGACCTCTCACCAGTATATCAGTCAAG TAATGACTCAGATGCATATAAAGATCAAATATCAGTATTACAAAATGAACAAGACCTGATGAGAGAGGAAGCCCAGAAAATGAGTAGCCTTTTACCAACTATGTGGCTTGGAGCTCAGAATGGCTG TTTGTATGTCCATTCATCTGTAGCCCAGTGGAGGAAATGTCTCCATTCTATTAAACTTAAAGATTCGATTCTCAGTATTGt ACATGTGAAAGGAATTGTGTTAGTGGCCCTGGCTGATGGTACCCTTGCAATCTTTCACAGAGGAGTTG ACGGGCAGTGGGATTTGTCAAACTATCACTTGTTAGATCTTGGACGACCTCACCATTCCATCCGATGCATGACTGTGGTACATGACAAAGTTTGGTGTGGCTATAGGAACAAAATTTATGTGGTTCAGCCAAAGGCCATGAAAATAGAG AAATCATTTGATGCACACCCCAGGAAGGAGAGCCAAGTGCGGCAGCTTGCCTGGGTGGGTGATGGCGTGTGGGTCTCCATTCGTTTGGATTCCACACTCCGTCTCTATCATGCACACACTTATCAACATCTGCAGGATGTGGACATTGAGCCTTATGTAAGCAAAATGCTAG GTACTGGAAAACTGGGCTTCTCTTTTGTGAGGATCACAGCTCTTATGGTGTCTTGCAATCGTTTGTGGGTAGGGACAGGAAACGGTGTCATTATCTCCATCCCATTGACAGAAA CCGTAATCCTCCACCAGGGACGTTTACTGGGGCTGAGGG CAAATAAAACCTCAGGAGCATCAGGAAATCGTCCTGGAAGTGTCATCCGTGTATATGGTGATGAAAACAGTGATAAAGTGACACCAGGGACGTTTATACCCTATTGTTCAATGGCACATGCACAGCTTTGCTTCCACGGGCACAGGGATGCTGTGAAATTCTTTGTGGCAGTCCCAG GTCAAGTCATCAGCCCACAAAGTGGCAGCAGTGGCACAGATCTAACGGTTGACAGAGCAGGGCCATCTGCGCAGGAGCCTGGCAGCCAGACACCCTTGAAGTCTATGCTTGTCATCAGTGGAGGAGAGGGCTACATTGACTTCCGAATGG GTGATGAAGGTGGAGAATCAGAGCTTCTTGGAGAGGATCTTCCACTCGAACCTTCTGTCGCCAAAGCGGAAAGGAGTCACTTGATAGTGTGGCAAGTGACGTATGGTAGTGAGTGA